One Elgaria multicarinata webbii isolate HBS135686 ecotype San Diego chromosome 6, rElgMul1.1.pri, whole genome shotgun sequence DNA segment encodes these proteins:
- the NR2F1 gene encoding COUP transcription factor 1 isoform X2 encodes MDFRNSNNFGGWLSGLAEGLPRMAVWLSGKASREQLGAVQRGRMPPSQPNPGQYALTNGDPLNGHCYLSGYISLLLRAEPYPTSRYGSQCMQPNNIMGIENICELAARLLFSAVEWARNIPFFPDLQITDQVALLRLTWSELFVLNAAQCSMPLHVAPLLAAAGLHASPMSADRVVAFMDHIRIFQEQVEKLKALHVDSAEYSCLKAIVLFTSDACGLSDAAHIESLQEKSQCALEEYVRSQYPNQPSRFGKLLLRLPSLRTVSSSVIEQLFFVRLVGKTPIETLIRDMLLSGSSFNWPYMSIQCS; translated from the exons ATGGACTTTCGGAATTCCAACAACTTTGGAGGCTGGCTGTCTGGCTTAGCCGAGGGGCTGCCCAGGATGGCTGTGTGGCTCTCTGGAAAGGCTAGCAGGGAGCAACTTGGAG CGGTTCAGCGAGGAAGGATGCCTCCGAGCCAGCCGAACCCGGGCCAGTACGCGCTGACCAACGGCGACCCGCTGAACGGGCACTGCTACCTGTCGGGCTACATCTCGCTGCTGCTGCGGGCCGAGCCCTACCCGACGTCGCGCTACGGCAGCCAGTGcatgcagcccaacaacatcatGGGCATCGAGAACATCTGCGAGCTGGCGGCGCGGCTGCTCTTCAGCGCCGTCGAGTGGGCCCGCAACATCCCCTTCTTCCCGGACCTGCAGATCACCGACCAGGTGGCCCTGCTGCGCCTCACCTGGAGCGAGCTCTTCGTCCTCAACGCGGCCCAGTGCTCCATGCCGCTGCACGTGGCTCCGCTCTTGGCCGCCGCCGGCCTCCACGCCTCGCCCATGTCCGCCGACCGCGTGGTGGCCTTCATGGACCACATCCGCATCTTCCAGGAGCAGGTGGAGAAGCTCAAGGCCCTGCACGTCGACTCGGCCGAGTACAGCTGCCTCAAAGCCATCGTCCTCTTCACGTCAG ATGCCTGTGGCCTGTCGGACGCGGCGCACATCGAGAGCCTGCAGGAGAAGTCGCAGTGCGCCCTGGAGGAGTACGTGCGGAGCCAGTACCCCAACCAGCCCAGCCGCTTCGGCAAactgctgctgcggctgccttCGCTGCGCACCGTCTCGTCGTCGGTCATCGAGCAGCTCTTCTTCGTCCGCTTGGTAGGTAAAACCCCCATCGAGACGCTCATCCGCGACATGCTGctgtccggcagcagcttcaactggcCCTACATGTCCATCCAGTGTTCCTAG
- the NR2F1 gene encoding COUP transcription factor 1 isoform X1, which yields MAMVVSSWRDAQEDVAGGGPTGAAQPGRDPQQGASAAPHTPQTPSQPGAPSTPGDKGQQQQGSGQSQQQQQQHIECVVCGDKSSGKHYGQFTCEGCKSFFKRSVRRNLTYTCRANRNCPIDQHHRNQCQYCRLKKCLKVGMRREAVQRGRMPPSQPNPGQYALTNGDPLNGHCYLSGYISLLLRAEPYPTSRYGSQCMQPNNIMGIENICELAARLLFSAVEWARNIPFFPDLQITDQVALLRLTWSELFVLNAAQCSMPLHVAPLLAAAGLHASPMSADRVVAFMDHIRIFQEQVEKLKALHVDSAEYSCLKAIVLFTSDACGLSDAAHIESLQEKSQCALEEYVRSQYPNQPSRFGKLLLRLPSLRTVSSSVIEQLFFVRLVGKTPIETLIRDMLLSGSSFNWPYMSIQCS from the exons ATGGCAATGGTAGTTAGCAGCTGGCGAGATGCGCAAGAGGACGTGGCCGGGGGCGGCCCCACCGGAGCAGCTCAGCCGGGCCGGGACCCGCAGCAAGGGGCCTCGGCCGCCCCCCACACGCCGCAGACGCCGAGCCAGCCGGGCGCCCCGTCCACGCCGGGCGACAAgggccagcagcagcagggatcgggccagagccagcagcagcagcagcagcacatcgAGTGCGTGGTCTGCGGCGACAAGTCCAGCGGCAAGCACTACGGGCAGTTCACCTGCGAGGGCTGCAAAAGTTTCTTCAAGCGGAGCGTCCGCAGGAACTTAACGTACACTTGCCGGGCCAACCGGAACTGTCCCATCGACCAGCACCACCGAAACCAGTGCCAGTACTGCCGCCTCAAGAAGTGCCTCAAAGTGGGCATGAGGCGGGAAG CGGTTCAGCGAGGAAGGATGCCTCCGAGCCAGCCGAACCCGGGCCAGTACGCGCTGACCAACGGCGACCCGCTGAACGGGCACTGCTACCTGTCGGGCTACATCTCGCTGCTGCTGCGGGCCGAGCCCTACCCGACGTCGCGCTACGGCAGCCAGTGcatgcagcccaacaacatcatGGGCATCGAGAACATCTGCGAGCTGGCGGCGCGGCTGCTCTTCAGCGCCGTCGAGTGGGCCCGCAACATCCCCTTCTTCCCGGACCTGCAGATCACCGACCAGGTGGCCCTGCTGCGCCTCACCTGGAGCGAGCTCTTCGTCCTCAACGCGGCCCAGTGCTCCATGCCGCTGCACGTGGCTCCGCTCTTGGCCGCCGCCGGCCTCCACGCCTCGCCCATGTCCGCCGACCGCGTGGTGGCCTTCATGGACCACATCCGCATCTTCCAGGAGCAGGTGGAGAAGCTCAAGGCCCTGCACGTCGACTCGGCCGAGTACAGCTGCCTCAAAGCCATCGTCCTCTTCACGTCAG ATGCCTGTGGCCTGTCGGACGCGGCGCACATCGAGAGCCTGCAGGAGAAGTCGCAGTGCGCCCTGGAGGAGTACGTGCGGAGCCAGTACCCCAACCAGCCCAGCCGCTTCGGCAAactgctgctgcggctgccttCGCTGCGCACCGTCTCGTCGTCGGTCATCGAGCAGCTCTTCTTCGTCCGCTTGGTAGGTAAAACCCCCATCGAGACGCTCATCCGCGACATGCTGctgtccggcagcagcttcaactggcCCTACATGTCCATCCAGTGTTCCTAG